The following DNA comes from Candidatus Anaeroferrophillus wilburensis.
AAACCGTTGGCAGTCGTCAGACTGATCTCCACCACCTGGGGGCTGTGGGAAACGCTCCACTGCCGGAGAAAAGTATCCGTTGCCGCATATTCCCTGTTCTGCAGTTTTTCACGCAGCACATGGTTGAGAAACTGAATGTTCTTTTCAGCATTGCTTTCAATCTCCGCCAGATGAAAATGATGATCTGCCACGACCGCACGCCAGGCAATGACAATCTGAACCAGAACAACCAAAAGCAGGATAAACCAATAGGTTATCGGCTGTTTGGCGCGCAGCCTACCGTTCATTGCCCACCCCCTCCTCCTGTTTGGGCAAAGCAAGCATCTGCCGCAAACTATCATAATCGGCATCACATACCGGGGAGAATCCGGTCAACGACTCTTTAATGGCGTACAACACTTGCCGTCCTTCTGCAGTCATCTTGAGATTCAGCAGGGCGAGGCGCAGCCGCTCAACGGTCATCGCCGGCATGGTGCTGCTGGCAACAAAAAGATACTCAGCAACCGCCGGCGTCGCGGTCAGCATTTTCAGCCCCCTTGTCTTAAACCGTTGAAAGACGGCTTCTTTGACCGCCCCGGCCGCAAAATCACCGGCCAGCACCCCCAAGGCAACGTCCTCATGGGTTTTTAAAAACCGGTAGCGCCGCTCGGCAATGAGGTGCGGATTTTCCTGCTGCAGCATTGCCAGGGGAACCAGGTAGCC
Coding sequences within:
- the phnD gene encoding phosphate/phosphite/phosphonate ABC transporter substrate-binding protein, with translation MIRLTIIMLSVLILTTPAWSQKPLLLGIHPFLPYETLEKKFAPLAAYLGQELDRLVIVRIGSSYQDHIDATGHDQVDMAYLGPAEYVMLVEKYGPRPLIACQETDGETFFRGVVVVRNDSPATSLAALEEGEFAFVDRHSTMGYLVPLAMLQQENPHLIAERRYRFLKTHEDVALGVLAGDFAAGAVKEAVFQRFKTRGLKMLTATPAVAEYLFVASSTMPAMTVERLRLALLNLKMTAEGRQVLYAIKESLTGFSPVCDADYDSLRQMLALPKQEEGVGNER